Proteins from a genomic interval of Zingiber officinale cultivar Zhangliang chromosome 2A, Zo_v1.1, whole genome shotgun sequence:
- the LOC122041443 gene encoding 14 kDa proline-rich protein DC2.15-like: MASTKPAVSGATTAALFLLLNLLCSATACGTTSCPTPRPPNPRPSPSGKCPVDTLKLAACANVLNGLITVGVGKFPKQPCECCTLLDGLLDLEAAVCLCTAVRANVLGIHLNVPIDLSLVLNYCGKKTPKAFQCP; this comes from the coding sequence ATGGCATCCACTAAGCCTGCAGTCTCCGGCGCCACCACAGCCGCCCTGTTTCTGCTGCTCAACCTCCTCTGCTCCGCCACGGCCTGCGGCACGACCAGCTGCCCCACCCCGAGGCCGCCAAACCCGAGGCCGTCGCCCAGCGGGAAGTGCCCGGTGGACACGCTGAAGCTGGCGGCGTGTGCCAACGTGCTCAACGGCCTCATCACTGTCGGCGTCGGTAAGTTCCCCAAGCAGCCCTGCGAGTGCTGCACGCTCCTCGACGGGCTCCTCGACCTCGAGGCCGCCGTCTGCCTCTGCACCGCCGTCAGGGCCAACGTCCTCGGCATCCACCTCAACGTCCCGATCGACCTCAGCCTCGTCCTCAACTACTGCGGAAAGAAGACCCCTAAAGCCTTCCAATGCCCTTAA